In Danaus plexippus chromosome 8, MEX_DaPlex, whole genome shotgun sequence, the sequence GTGCGCATCGAATAAGGTAATAGCAATCGAGGCCGaaacattcaattttaaatgcatGAATGTATGAAAATTCATACATCGGATCGTTCAAAATGACACTTTAATGTAGTGATGTAAAGCTCAttttgcattatttatttaactcaaGAGTTGTTACAAGCTATCTATCATAATTTCGATACGATCATGGCatgtcatttattttgataccattaaaactttaatcacATATAAACTATACttcctttaataaattagattcATAGATTGGCTAACCCTGAACTTCCGAGGTATCCGATCGTGGATTGAATTAagacaaattattatacgTATACGTGgaacagtttaaattatatttttatatatattttttaattgttcgaAAATACTTAGCCGCTCTCAGATACGTCGTAGTCTTGACATTGTTACGTAATAAACTTGCGTTatctaaaaaatacattaaaaactgGGAACCgatcaaatatttaactgGACCTAATGTGAGCGAATTAATTCTTAACGCTTCGTCATATCGATACTctgtaagaaataatatcCTATATCTCTACATCATCTAGGCTAAGGACAATTAAAGCTTGGCTGTTATGCAGCCATAGTACGTGACGAAATATCGGCGTCATAGCATATGAAACCTCCTTCTTGGTTGacgagtttaaataaattcttaaatctttaacaaaaacaagttCTCTCggttgaatatataaaattattaattttcaatcatTACCGCTTAATTCGTTATAATATTGAGttaccaattttccttattgTCAAATGGGCCACAATCTTTCACACTAATTACACTTACTTGAaagttcatttaataattatttctatatcattAACGTACGTGATTTGcgtttaatttgattaaaacattaaattttatagtgtAGGTATTTCgattttagaattgttttttttccaaaacatTCTTAAGCCtccatatacatttttgttgcATACCTGCATActctttcttttattaaaaccgtTGTgctatttttgttgtattaaaatctccgctttaagttttttttcgcTCACCATCCCTTCCATCCTGTAGAGCTCCAATACGGCGCGCTGCTCGAGGGGTGCGGGGGGGAGCTGCCGTCGCTGAGCGCCTGCGCCCCGCTCCCCTCGCACCCGGACAAGCGTAAGCAGAGGGATGCGCGTGCGCACAACGATAGAATAACACAAGTTAACATACACCTTCatggtattttttgttttttttttttattttgctttttttgtttttcttttctgtCTATCATTTTAACAGTAACAATACTTCAATAATAACTTCATCGAGTAATCATCAGgcttttaatgttattcacTCCCTTGTATTATATCCTGTTTTGTTTATTCAGCTCTCTTCGCTGCCGTTGAACATGGCTACCTCGATAAGGCGAGAAACATCCTGGAGTCTACTGATGTCGATGTTAACAGGTAAAAACTTCATTATGATTATACACACACTTTTAAATTTCGTAGAATTATTCACAACCtctgagtaaaaaaaaaatccactgAGTAAAGTAGACTCGAAATACAAAaagtactttattaattataaaatgttcatttaattaattgccaAATGCCATTTGCCAAATAAGTACTTTATAAAGACTTGTTTgtctttttgtttcaattgaCTTCTGAAACgactgaaccgattttgacgggACTATCACTTGCTTAAGTaacaatttaagaaattaatatatacattccaTGTAGAATTTGTGCTCACAACTAGCGTAAATAAGTCACTAAAGTAGACGAGACTTGGAATATGGATAGTAAAAATCCATAACGATGTATGAAAAGTACTTGAggggaaataattaaaaaaatataaagttatatttgtagAAGTTTAGACGTTTGTATTTGTAGaagtttataaaagtaacatatGACACTGCAACCTCTAGAGTACATTACACATACACGTTGTTGATCGATAATTCTgatacatgaaaaataaaatgtcaatcaTGACATATCTCTGTTGAGATCTcgtatttctttgttttttattcacactttCGTATTATTTCAGCCTCAACCCAGACGGCCTGTCTCCGCTGGACGTGGCGGTGTTGGCCAACAACCGCCATCTGGTTAGAATGCTCATGGAGTTTGGAGCCAAGGAAGGCAGTCAATGTGAGTTTTGCTAATAGCACTCCAAGTGACGTGTAGTGACGTTCCAATAGactaacttttattatagagTTTTACACGTACATCATAACAGATGGCGCGAGTAGCAACATAGATACaacacatttaatattgttgtgtTATAATACCAACAAGTTTAACAACCTGACAATAGACCTTCACTACCTCAAAAAATATCAGTACAAAGATACACAGATAATAGACACGGATTATCGTCAAATAAATCAAGAGTGCAACTAAATAAGTCCTAAGGCTAgcataaaataatgtacatcCGCTGCCATCAATCTAATGTTCCttgcaaatattaataattaaagaaaaattagtATCGATATCTGCAAATAAATTCTATCAACCACATTACTTTGGAAGTTTAATTTCTATCAAATTAACCGAGGCATTGTATAGAATATTCTTGGCTCGCAATCAATCAATCCAAGTGATTAATGACAGACTCAATAGAATTGTTCCTATGATGCGATCAACAACTGTTTTACAACTAAAGCATATTATAATCACTTTCCAAATTTGAATCATAATCGCTGAAACTATACCATGCAGGGCAACGTGTTTACAGGACAGCGATTTGAATGTCACAATTTCTTATAACTAAAGCCACGCTAATCGTGTTTTCTCCACACAGTActatagattataattcgttcagcaaataaaaacgttgacattggcaaaataacCCACGGATCCAATGCGCATGAAGCCACagcatataaaaaacatacgaAATTAACTCACAAACCATTACATGTAATATTACAAGACGATTATTAAATACACGCTCCTTGAGATAAATATCGATTTCAACGAGATACTTTCATCACAGATTATTACGGCGCGGCGTCTCTTACCAAAACATctgaacattataaaaaaaaaaaacgatgtCTACCCCCGTTTTCTTatcgtaattaaatatataacagtttaGTACTAACATTACCGATGTATTATTTCTATGTCATTTGCATATAGTTCATCGTTTTCTTCTTATGACCAATCAAATGTTGATAATTATCGGTGAATTGATATTCGAATACAAAATACGGAATGAAAACTTCACTAACAAAGCCGTGAACCGAATCTGCTGCCTCCGGCACGTGTCCTTAACATGAAGCTCACTCGACTCGAGTCTATATAAAGCCTCCTATTCCTAACCGTCACATCAACAGAGGTACATCGTGTGAAGCAGTTTCGTGCTTACCAGACTTTAAGAACGacacatatataactataatcaAGGATTACAGCTATCCGTTACGAtgcctttttattttacgcTATAGCTTGTGTTAGTTAAGACTGTAATGCGATGTGTTGTATTCCAGTCAAGAGCCCAGAAGCCCTCGGGAACCACCTCCGCAGACTGTCTCGCGAGGCGGAAGCCAGACTCCACGAGGTCACGGGGTACATACCTGAGGCTTGTAGAGAGGAAATGTGCAGGTAATATATAACtgttcattgaaaatatactcacaaagaaatctttttagtatatacatatattaatatattaacatattctcTTTGGATGTTTTTCTTTgtgtttatatcaataatacatGAATTGAGTTACTTTCTTTTTGTTTCGAAGATCATCGGGTGGCAACCAGGCCGGTACGATGGGTTGCGCTGGAGGTACCGGCTCGGAGAAGGACAAACAAACACAACACTGGGAGAGGCGGCTTAGAACATTGAAGTAAGtgaatttgatttattaaagtccgataatatatatatgaaggtagttttgaaaaatatcaatcGATTTAGTAAGCTGCATATAAAACCATGGTATCCCAAAAAACTAGACGATTGGTGCAAGGTTGGCAACAAGCTCGTGTCCCTCCAGCCTTGCCCTCACCCTCGTTGGAGGTCTGCGGACCGCACTCCGTCACCGTGTGGCTAGCGACACGGACCCAGGCACGCGACCCGCCTCTCGTTACCAAATACAAAGGTACAGACGTGTATAACGTAAATATAATGGAaataactgtaatattttcggattacgtagaattttattattttagacaacatactctcgacgtttcggttactttgcagcagccgTGAACACTGGCAGACGAGATGGGATAggtgctgcaaagtaaccgaaacgtcgggattatttagtctaaaataataaaattctacgTGATCCgggaatattagttttatttaaactaatattcgcgaaagtcttagatctcattgaaTATGATGTGCGGACTATAAAATGACATACCTTCCGCGGTGCACCTCGGGCATTTGTTAATTAGTGATATCCCATCCGCAGTGGAGTGGTCGTCTCGTGCGGATTTCTCCAATGTGTGCGGAAGTCGCGAGGTGGTGGCGTCTTGTGCTCGCGTGTCCGTGACGGGTCTGACCCGCGGCAGGCGGTACTTCTTCAGGGCAGCAGCCGGGAACGTGAAGGGCTGGGGCACTTACAGTGTGTCAGTACCTAGGAGCGTTGTACCCAGCAGTGAGTATACTTGTACCAGGAGATTAAGGAGAATGTgatttctatgaaatattatggatttttatatttgtggaCTTTTATACGTATTGTTTACATGATTGGAACCAATTTTTCGACTTATTGGATTAAGTTCGACGGTCGCCTATTATGGTTGTCCGTCCTCAGCGTTCTtttctgaaattatataaCCTAAAGAATTTCAAACCGTAGCTTTGTAAATTGACGTCAATCAACTCAAACGCGAACGTATTATATCATAGTTCGTGATGTGGCAAACCGATATAACTGAGCTTACACAGGAAAAAACGCTCGAAACTTAGTACAATTGGACAATTTTTCAGGCTGGAGTGATATATCAGTTCGTTCGTCTCGCGGGGAGGCTGGTGGCGCTGCGGCAGCGCTGGAAGCGCTCGCTGCGGCCACCGCAAGCACTCGAACCAGAACAGTCACAAGACTTCCTAGGAAGAAGACGGCCACTATACGACAACTGTTCACAGCGGCCAGCAAGTTCCAGAAGAACTTGAGGAGGTAGATTTTTTGCGAAGATTATGATctttaatgtatttcttattCAGTGCACCTCGATGGGTTTATCAGCAGGGAAACTTATACTGTTATATACGTTTTGAATGGCTTCATTTGTTTAataggtaatattaaaattataacattcacactcgtatataaaaaatattctcttaacACCTTACGGGTGACGTTTTCAAAATTGTGTCGCTGTGTGTGTTGCAATAATTTACAATCtagttttttgtcatttttgtaTGCAGCAaggttgatattttaatatatagagaCTTAATTTTTCATGGACAAGTACtgcaaatatataagtaaatcgCTCTTCGTAGAAATTTACTCGATTAACTCGCCTTTAGCATAGTCTTAGCtcgaaatataaatcaatagacCATAAAcacttatactttatttaatatccgtTACatgtagaatatttataaataaaattatagaaaaaaaaatctttagtatatactataaaatataaaaataaagaattttaagcGCTTGTTTACAAATTACTCTCTCCATCCCAAAACTTGTAAACAAATATGTGTTGTCATATAAATCTAATGAATTTCCCCACAGAATAAAACACTCAATACGTTGATCAAATTAAAAGGCATACTATTTAGCATGAAAGTACAGAGTTcatccaaaaaaataacaatttaaacaaactacttttaaaaatataaaaatacttcactGATAATAATTACGTATGATAAATTGTCTAAACGATTATCATTTGTATCTCAGAGGCGTGTACTTAACTTGCATCATCTACCACGAGGACCGCGTCTTGGTCACCGGCGAGGAGTTCCTTCCGGTCGTTGAAGTGGATGAAACATACCCGGCCTGCATCTACACGGACTTCCACTGGCTAATGAAGGTAGTCATACCTAGCTCATGGCATGAACAAGCCATAGCATGAACAGGATTCGAACTTGCATACTCCTGAATATTGTCTCCAAGTTAAAATTCTACTCTTTaggataattttttaattctatattgtctatttatatatatatatatatatatatatatatttaattattaacccaatattatttatttgacattttttaCATGCCTCAAGCTTCAAATGGACTATACAGAGTGTCCACTAATACTGAATTCTTTCAATTCTCCAGGTGTCCTGTTCCTGGGAAGAAGTGAAGTCTCTGAGATCTGATATGGAGAAACACACGTCGTCGTCAATACACTTCAGACTGAAACTCCTCACAGCCGTCGCTCAGATGCAATCCGCGCTGGGGATACAAGACCTTGGTGAGTTACAGACATACCGagttaaatatgaaacaaaaaaatagtaaCTTAAAGTATTTACGTCGAACAAatgtcttattattaaaatatcaattattataaaacagtaaaGCTCTTGgacacatacattttatacgaTTTATTCAAAACGTCTAGCAAAAGTACTACGTCCCGAgttaataacacaaaataaacgGCATATATGTTTAACAATCACAGGCCAACTCTACCACAAACCGTTACGAGATTCTCACGGCACTGTCGTCCTCTCCTGTATAACCTCCGTGAAGTCACCCAAGGCCGTGTCGGCTTTGAACTCCCGCTGGCTGCCCGTCAACAAGCTGAGGCGACGCGTCCTCAGCGACGACAACACTATGGGAGAACTGCTCATGGCATCAGTTCACGAACAGATTGCCTACCATCAGGTAACGGTCTCTATACTATTGAGGGTAGCTTATTACTCCTACTTCATTAACATCAGTACTGCTGAAGACTAAATTTTTCTGTACTCTAATATCTAACTTCATCAGTGAAGtaaggaaataatatatagtatctATGTAATCGTTATTTTCTTAACACGTGCTGATGATGTAacgtttatatgaataatctCCGAAGGTGTCACGTGACCTGCTACCACGTGGTCTGTATCTCGGGTATTTGAAGTTGCAATCGTCGGTGGAGGTGGTCCGCATAGTGGCGCCATCTCGCACACCGAATGTACCACCACACACACGAGTTAGAGATAATCCTCATGTTTCCGCGTGAGTAATCAAACTTTGTCTACTTAACTTAgttctaaatatattgatgactaatattaagttaaataatatccatatttcttattttcatagaattaataaaatgttattctaagtaactaaaatataataattatatgaaagtaaGAGAAGAATACTTTCGATCGTAACCATTGAATgtttgacttaaaaaaataaatgtcgcTTAACACCTATAAGTTTTACCGACATTACATAGagattagaaatatataaataattgtctaTTCCAGTGAGGAATGGGAGTACCTCAAGTCACAATCCGGCCGTTCGTCGGACGAGTCGCCATCGATCAATAATTTCGTTTCCATCAGCAGCAACGAAAGACCTTCAGAATCTCAAGAGATGTTCCTGGAACAGATCGCAACGGCTTCCAAGAGGCTCTTCAAAGACATGGAAATACCTGACGATAGTATCGCTGCCCACCGAATATATGACCTGGAGGTCATAGAACTGAACAGTGACGTTAGCTTCATCATGATATGCCCGCCCGCGGAACAAGCCTGCTCTGTACCAGGACAGAAGGAAATCCTTCTCCAGAAGGGTGACCTCCTCAGTCTGCCGATACAGGCCTTCGAAATGATACACCTGCAGACCTaccatacaaatatattgaacaaatACTCCAAGTTAAGCTGTGTTTTAGAATTAGATGTGGCATTGGCCGCGCACTCGCAACGAGAAGCTTTCTCATGTATGGAATTACAGACTGCCAAGGAGAGACTCACAAAGCTGGAGGATCTCCAAAACAATCTTAACTTAGTTTGGAAGGCAGAGCGGTGGTTGATGGACTTGATCGGATTCGCGAGAGACAAAGACAAGGCCGGTCCGAGTTCTGGCATTTTGCTCAAATACATTTTAGATAAGACGCCGTCCAGAAACGATGAAGTCGACAGTAACGAGAGAGACGCGAATTTGAAGATAGATCTGCTTCAGTTACCGCCGCGGGatgcaaaaataaacaagacgTCGCCCGGGAGGGGTTCCTGGCCGGGGCCCGCCGGCAACGGAAATCACACGAGCTTACATCCGGAATTCAGCAAGTCAGAACAACAACTCAGTATAGCACCACGACAAACATCCGTCTCGACGTTAAATCTCAGCGGATCACAGTACCTGCACGAGGCTAAATACGCAAGGAAGGGCAGCGCCGACTCACAAATCACCGAATCCAGTGCAATGAGCGCCATTAGTAACAACTACATGGGCAGCAACTCCCAGTTCGATATCAAATCTAACGGATCCCACGCTTCGATATCCAGCAACCGTCTGCCGCCATCGCGCAGCGAAGACACGCTGGTGCTGCAAAACGAGAACATAGAACCCAAGCCAAGGCCGCACAGCATCAACACGAGTGTCTCAACCAGCTCCAGTCCGCTACTGACAGTGAAAGGCTTCTATCCCGGGAGCATGATCAGTGTGAAAACAAACAAGACGAACGTGTCGGAGTCCGCTCAGAGTCTGTCCAGCGATTCAGAAAGTCAAAGCTGTCCGCTCACAACGACAGTTCCTCTAAAAATCCGTCCGCAACTCACGCACGCAAACGTGACAGCTTCAAAAAGTATGACCAACGTGAAGTCGACGGACGTCGAATTCACTGACACGGGGCAGGGGAGTAAGGGTCACAGTGTCAAAAGACAGCCACTGTTGGAGACACAGGaagaagaatataataataaggtcCAGAAGACTGACCAGAGACACGGTGACGATGACAGGAAACTACCTCCAGAACAACGAATTGATCAAGCTGGAATTTTACAGGTAATAAGAaactcaataatttaattagaaaccAAAAATAGCCtatgaaataataagttaaatgaCATATTTCTCCGAaagttactataaatatatagtttaataacatataataaacaaagttaCTACAATTATGTCAATTCATTACTCAATCTGTAACaagtttttttcattgtgAAAGCTTcttaatgtaactttttttatgaaattactgaTAAATTTGCATTTATAGGTGTTCGCAGCCTACGAGACGGGCTTGGCTGTGGGTACATCACTCAAGTTGCACGTCACTCCACGAACATCAGCACGAGAGGTCATTGACCTCGTCGTTAAACAACTCAACATGGCCGCcgttttaaaaggaaaatccGGACCTGTCTACGGTCCGGAAAAGCTTCAAGATTTTTGCCTCGTAGCAGTTATAGGAGCCAGAGAGAGATGTCTACGAGACGACTTCAGACCTCTACAATTGCAGAACCCTTGGAGGAAAGGAAGATTATACGTCAGATTGAAACACGACGTGCTGGCTGCATTACAACATTCAGCCAAACAGCCCGCTTATATATAATCTAGAACAATTCATAACCAGAgattaatatagataataaaagatttattttttttattttatcacaaagTTTTTATCTCAGAGTAATAGAGTGATAGATGctgatgatataattttattttcggtgccaataattatttcgatgctttaaataattaagtattattaagtGAAAATTGTGAATAAACATAGGGAATGTATAACAGAATGAATGGTGCTTAACAATgagtactttattttattatttttttgatttttaaatgtcatcgTCCGAAGTATGTTTTCGCTTCacgtgaaattttaattagctgtaataaaactgtaaataaatttaacatttattaaatgttgtaCGTGTCTAGATAGTTCATTATAAACGTGGTTCTATTTGAAATTAGAAGATTGTGGTAGGGAATACGAAAACTTAGGATGTATTCAAATGGATTTTATTTTCGGGTAGCTATCATTTTGTAACAAGatattggtattttttatataggaaatataatttatatttaaaaaaaaaactcaattaGATTAGcgaataaatacttataattctattgattttcaataaaaaaaaaattatacaagcGTACGGACGGTTTAATGAAATACGTATATGacatttatagtattaaagaatttttttttaaatattatctacattattttgtattgtgttGACaccttgaaaaatataaatcaaaccattataacaaaaattaatgtcctacatattaaagataagtattatatttataaaacatgttcaCTAATATCAACGATTCGAGCCATACTTATGAAATgcaattattgttacaataaagCCTAACTAAATGTCTTATGATGTctaaagatgttttatttgtagactattttaatagtttagaTATTTCACCCTCGCTCGTGGTG encodes:
- the LOC116771083 gene encoding ankyrin repeat and fibronectin type-III domain-containing protein 1 isoform X3 translates to MDEPSAAKRPSVLTIDRAAFLLLRVKRAFKKKRQQRKEKHAAATSGPEVLVCRKAPPPLLRSRTLPAIIAPGFSILHAQIDPQRSTDITQSQLLCRGVSTHKVCGLRAHAPRISFINKEESDSHELRRKSATSRLGNSPRSSIASDDRSDGLALRVPTPRGSVSSTSSSSAGSRLARFLTQGVRGAPEESGADTPRRLSWERRESGGGLPRSASIDSVVEAAICARHYEPATLQLPRADRALSLVSPAVGRRAKSQRGQTALFAAVEHGYLDKARNILESTDVDVNSLNPDGLSPLDVAVLANNRHLVRMLMEFGAKEGSQFKSPEALGNHLRRLSREAEARLHEVTGYIPEACREEMCRSSGGNQAGTMGCAGGTGSEKDKQTQHWERRLRTLKRLVQGWQQARVPPALPSPSLEVCGPHSVTVWLATRTQARDPPLVTKYKVEWSSRADFSNVCGSREVVASCARVSVTGLTRGRRYFFRAAAGNVKGWGTYSVSVPRSVVPSSWSDISVRSSRGEAGGAAAALEALAAATASTRTRTVTRLPRKKTATIRQLFTAASKFQKNLRRGVYLTCIIYHEDRVLVTGEEFLPVVEVDETYPACIYTDFHWLMKVSCSWEEVKSLRSDMEKHTSSSIHFRLKLLTAVAQMQSALGIQDLGQLYHKPLRDSHGTVVLSCITSVKSPKAVSALNSRWLPVNKLRRRVLSDDNTMGELLMASVHEQIAYHQVSRDLLPRGLYLGYLKLQSSVEVVRIVAPSRTPNVPPHTRVRDNPHVSAEEWEYLKSQSGRSSDESPSINNFVSISSNERPSESQEMFLEQIATASKRLFKDMEIPDDSIAAHRIYDLEVIELNSDVSFIMICPPAEQACSVPGQKEILLQKGDLLSLPIQAFEMIHLQTYHTNILNKYSKLSCVLELDVALAAHSQREAFSCMELQTAKERLTKLEDLQNNLNLVWKAERWLMDLIGFARDKDKAGPSSGILLKYILDKTPSRNDEVDSNERDANLKIDLLQLPPRDAKINKTSPGRGSWPGPAGNGNHTSLHPEFSKSEQQLSIAPRQTSVSTLNLSGSQYLHEAKYARKGSADSQITESSAMSAISNNYMGSNSQFDIKSNGSHASISSNRLPPSRSEDTLVLQNENIEPKPRPHSINTSVSTSSSPLLTVKGFYPGSMISVKTNKTNVSESAQSLSSDSESQSCPLTTTVPLKIRPQLTHANVTASKSMTNVKSTDVEFTDTGQGSKGHSVKRQPLLETQEEEYNNKVQKTDQRHGDDDRKLPPEQRIDQAGILQVFAAYETGLAVGTSLKLHVTPRTSAREVIDLVVKQLNMAAVLKGKSGPVYGPEKLQDFCLVAVIGARERCLRDDFRPLQLQNPWRKGRLYVRLKHDVLAALQHSAKQPAYI
- the LOC116771083 gene encoding ankyrin repeat and fibronectin type-III domain-containing protein 1 isoform X4 gives rise to the protein METLLDKFKRDQGGLRRSRSVRASLRLIGNRWRSTKDEETSENIDTIKDGNVVLTQIFNGDKDYNVAYTGIDGTYKAKTPNMAKRKQEPVKPRKKSGDIDLTLKPQRHRKVDKAKISDLFNKKQKSVSAKELLVPEKIPPKAAAILHINSPDTKLKIKLKSVGKSESAKSVTDIKHRRTRRGSESDMCGSQPRGFVNQAFVYSTPPKERKLNLSPSSYLTLFAAVEHGYLDKARNILESTDVDVNSLNPDGLSPLDVAVLANNRHLVRMLMEFGAKEGSQFKSPEALGNHLRRLSREAEARLHEVTGYIPEACREEMCRSSGGNQAGTMGCAGGTGSEKDKQTQHWERRLRTLKRLVQGWQQARVPPALPSPSLEVCGPHSVTVWLATRTQARDPPLVTKYKVEWSSRADFSNVCGSREVVASCARVSVTGLTRGRRYFFRAAAGNVKGWGTYSVSVPRSVVPSSWSDISVRSSRGEAGGAAAALEALAAATASTRTRTVTRLPRKKTATIRQLFTAASKFQKNLRRGVYLTCIIYHEDRVLVTGEEFLPVVEVDETYPACIYTDFHWLMKVSCSWEEVKSLRSDMEKHTSSSIHFRLKLLTAVAQMQSALGIQDLGQLYHKPLRDSHGTVVLSCITSVKSPKAVSALNSRWLPVNKLRRRVLSDDNTMGELLMASVHEQIAYHQVSRDLLPRGLYLGYLKLQSSVEVVRIVAPSRTPNVPPHTRVRDNPHVSAEEWEYLKSQSGRSSDESPSINNFVSISSNERPSESQEMFLEQIATASKRLFKDMEIPDDSIAAHRIYDLEVIELNSDVSFIMICPPAEQACSVPGQKEILLQKGDLLSLPIQAFEMIHLQTYHTNILNKYSKLSCVLELDVALAAHSQREAFSCMELQTAKERLTKLEDLQNNLNLVWKAERWLMDLIGFARDKDKAGPSSGILLKYILDKTPSRNDEVDSNERDANLKIDLLQLPPRDAKINKTSPGRGSWPGPAGNGNHTSLHPEFSKSEQQLSIAPRQTSVSTLNLSGSQYLHEAKYARKGSADSQITESSAMSAISNNYMGSNSQFDIKSNGSHASISSNRLPPSRSEDTLVLQNENIEPKPRPHSINTSVSTSSSPLLTVKGFYPGSMISVKTNKTNVSESAQSLSSDSESQSCPLTTTVPLKIRPQLTHANVTASKSMTNVKSTDVEFTDTGQGSKGHSVKRQPLLETQEEEYNNKVQKTDQRHGDDDRKLPPEQRIDQAGILQVFAAYETGLAVGTSLKLHVTPRTSAREVIDLVVKQLNMAAVLKGKSGPVYGPEKLQDFCLVAVIGARERCLRDDFRPLQLQNPWRKGRLYVRLKHDVLAALQHSAKQPAYI